A part of Rhodamnia argentea isolate NSW1041297 chromosome 8, ASM2092103v1, whole genome shotgun sequence genomic DNA contains:
- the LOC115727520 gene encoding mediator of RNA polymerase II transcription subunit 32-like — MDNIVDSLSNAYQEFVAAAASVLEAREASGARKIAAIDATLENFKQHWELFRVACDQAEEFVESVKQRIGSECLVDEATGSSAGKPGQAAAPGLPPISAVRLEQMSKAVRWLVMELQNGTGTAGGAAHAHSTPFDARFSEDAAQ, encoded by the coding sequence ATGGACAACATCGTagattccttgagcaatgcatACCAGGAGTTCGTCGCAGCTGCGGCGAGTGTTCTCGAGGCCAGGGAAGCATCCGGGGCCCGGAAAATAGCTGCCATCGATGCTACCCTGGAGAACTTCAAGCAGCACTGGGAATTGTTCCGGGTGGCGTGCGATCAGGCAGAAGAGTTTGTGGAGTCGGTTAAGCAGAGGATTGGTTCGGAGTGCCTGGTGGATGAGGCAACCGGCTCTTCAGCGGGAAAGCCTGGGCAGGCTGCAGCACCCGGCCTGCCCCCCATAAGTGCAGTTCGGTTGGAGCAGATGAGTAAAGCGGTGCGGTGGCTTGTCATGGAGCTCCAAAATGGTACTGGCACCGCCGGCGGAGCGGCACATGCGCATTCCACACCTTTCGATGCTCGATTCTCCGAAGATGCAGCTCAGTAG
- the LOC115727515 gene encoding glutathione S-transferase L3-like isoform X3, with product MATLKVLICHTCYSSSSRLTSPPDTAIACLLRPRAPEPFLAPVALARPRRRASVSATMASGVKEVLPPALTSTSDPPPIFDGTTRLYISYTCPFAQRVWITRNCKGLQDQIKLVPIDLQNRPAWYKEKVYPANKVPALEHNNKVLGESLDLIKYLEANFGGPSLLPEDPAKKEFAEELFSYTDTFSKSVVSSFKGEGDDQAAGAFDFIEKALSKFEDGPFFLGQFSLVDIAYAPFIERFRPYLQEVKGIDITVGRPKLATWIEEMNKNEAYAQTRQDPKELVESYKKRFSAQL from the exons ATGGCcactttgaaagttttgatttgTCACACTTGTTATTCGTCTTCGTCACGGCTGACGTCGCCGCCAGATA CGGCCATCGCTTGCCTGCTCCGACCCCGAGCTCCCGAGCCCTTCCTAGCCCCCGTTGCTCTTGCTCGACCCAGACGCAGAGCCAGTGTTTCTGCGACGATGGCATCTGG AGTTAAAGAGGTTCTTCCTCCGGCTCTTACCTCTACTTCAGACCCGCCTCCAATCTTTGATGGAACGACAAG ATTATACATCTCTTACACATGCCCTTTCGCACAGCGTGTGTGGATTACCCGGAACTGCAAG GGACTGCAGGATCAGATCAAATTGGTCCCTATTGATCTGCAAAACAGGCCTGCTTGGTACAAGGAGAAAGTCTACCCAGCTAACAAG GTGCCGGCCTTGGAACACAACAATAAAGTACTAGGAGAGAGTCTGGATCTAATTAAGTATTTAGAAGCTAACTTTGGAGGGCCTTCACTTTTGCCCGAG GATCCTGCAAAGAAAGAGTTTGCAGAGGAGCTCTTCTCATACACCGACACGTTCAGCAAGTCCGTGGTCTCCTCCTTCAAAGGAGAAGGGGACGACCAAGCTG CTGGtgcatttgatttcattgaGAAAGCCCTTTCCAAATTTGAGGACGGACCTTTCTTCCTGGGGCAGTTCAGCCTG GTTGATATTGCTTATGCTCCAtttattgaaagatttaggcCATATCTACAAGAAGTGAAAGGCATTGATATTACAGTAGGCAGGCCAAAACTAGCAACCTGGATTGAG GAGATGAACAAAAACGAGGCTTACGCTCAAACCCGCCAAGACCCCAAGGAGCTTGTCGAAAGCTACAAGAAACGATTCTCG GCCCAGCTCTGA
- the LOC115727516 gene encoding CDP-diacylglycerol--glycerol-3-phosphate 3-phosphatidyltransferase 1, chloroplastic-like — protein MRSEDGAKRGCFSDDNDQQTRLLAPDQIPPSPSMQHCSDKPTDKLLTLPTVLTLGRVAAVPLLISTFYVDSWWGTTATTSTFIAAAITDWLDGYLARKMRLGSVFGAFLDPVADKLMVAATLVLLCTRPLEVNVFEQVPWLMTVPSIAIIGREITMSAVREWAASQNSKLLEAVAVNNLGKWKTAMQMTALTILLATRDRSLGGSDTLVASGVVLLYISAWLAIWSLIVYMGKIWKVLFR, from the exons ATGCGGTCGGAAGATGGCGCCAAAAGAGGCTGCTTTTCGGACGATAATGACCAGCAAACGCGCTTGCTCGCCCCCGATCAGATTCCCCCGTCGCCTTCGATGCAACATTGTAGCGACAAGCCGACAGATAAGCTGCTCACGTTGCCGACGGTCCTGACGCTTGGCCGTGTCGCCGCCGTGCCCCTACTCATTAGCA CCTTCTATGTCGATAGTTGGTGGGGGACAACTGCTACGACGAGCACCTTTATTGCTGCTGCAATCACAGACTGGCTTGATGGGTATCTTGCTAGGAAG ATGAGATTAGGCTCTGTATTTGGTGCTTTTTTAGATCCTGTAGCTGACAAG CTTATGGTAGCTGCCACATTAGTCTTGCTATGTACCAGGCCTTTGGAGGTTAACGTGTTCGAGCAAGTACCATGGCTAATGACCGTCCCTTCAATAGCTATAATTGGTAGAGAG ATAACGATGTCTGCAGTTAGAGAATGGGCTGCTTCTCAGAATAGCAAGCTTTTAGAG GCTGTCGCTGTAAATAATTTAGGGAAGTGGAAAACTGCTATGCAGATGACCGCACTAACCATTTTATTGGCTACTAGAGACAGGAG TCTCGGAGGATCCGATACTTTAGTAGCTTCTGGAGTTGTCTTGCTTTATATCTCGGCATGGCTCGCCATATGGTCTTTGATTGTGTACATGGGGAAGATATGGAAAGTATTATTCAGATAA
- the LOC115727519 gene encoding uncharacterized protein LOC115727519, which yields MVSRSKNLLQSLSSRLNRTAGFTTSTTPKMRAHAVPINKSELDQVRKRMKKGDFVPVCVALGMIAVSTSLGLYTAVGELKDSPTVRVRKSRRETVPEVVEPEVVVEEAERFMTRSLFRKIAHLQEFDAGDSTVSPNSSPDSNKDFSGGVRRAPHVESLKSVGV from the exons ATGGTTTCTCGATCCAAG AACTTGTTGCAATCGCTCTCCAGCCGCTTGAATCGGACTGCCGGCTTCACCACCTCGACAACGCCGAAAATGCGAGCTCACGCGGTGCCAATCAACAAGAGCGAGCTTGACCAAGTGAGGAAGCGGATGAAGAAGGGGGACTTCGTGCCGGTCTGCGTGGCCCTAGGGATGATCGCCGTCTCCACCTCGTTGGGGCTCTACACGGCGGTGGGGGAACTGAAGGACTCCCCGACGGTGCGGGTGAGGAAGTCGAGGAGGGAGACGGTGCCGGAGGTGGTGGAGCcagaggtggtggtggaggaggcggAGAGGTTCATGACCAGGTCTCTGTTCCGGAAGATCGCGCACCTTCAGGAGTTTGATGCCGGCGATTCCACTGTCAGCCCCAACTCATCGCCGGACTCCAATAAGGACTTCTCCGGTGGAGTTCGAAGGGCTCCTCATGTCGAGAGTCTTAAATCAGTAGGGGTTTGA
- the LOC115727515 gene encoding glutathione S-transferase L3-like isoform X2: MFGGRKDVQKHRNETTMATLKVLICHTCYSSSSRLTSPPDISPSSTSRTSGLIRPPNSAIACLLRPRAPEPFLAPVALARPRRRASVSATMASGVKEVLPPALTSTSDPPPIFDGTTRLYISYTCPFAQRVWITRNCKGLQDQIKLVPIDLQNRPAWYKEKVYPANKVPALEHNNKVLGESLDLIKYLEANFGGPSLLPEDPAKKEFAEELFSYTDTFSKSVVSSFKGEGDDQAAGAFDFIEKALSKFEDGPFFLGQFSLVDIAYAPFIERFRPYLQEVKGIDITVGRPKLATWIEEMNKNEAYAQTRQDPKELVESYKKRFQAQL; encoded by the exons ATGTTTGGTGGTCGCAAAGATGTGCAAAAGCACAGAAACGAAACGACGATGGCcactttgaaagttttgatttgTCACACTTGTTATTCGTCTTCGTCACGGCTGACGTCGCCGCCAGATATTTCTCCTTCCTCGACCTCCCGTACCAGCGGATTGATAAGACCCCCCAACTCGGCCATCGCTTGCCTGCTCCGACCCCGAGCTCCCGAGCCCTTCCTAGCCCCCGTTGCTCTTGCTCGACCCAGACGCAGAGCCAGTGTTTCTGCGACGATGGCATCTGG AGTTAAAGAGGTTCTTCCTCCGGCTCTTACCTCTACTTCAGACCCGCCTCCAATCTTTGATGGAACGACAAG ATTATACATCTCTTACACATGCCCTTTCGCACAGCGTGTGTGGATTACCCGGAACTGCAAG GGACTGCAGGATCAGATCAAATTGGTCCCTATTGATCTGCAAAACAGGCCTGCTTGGTACAAGGAGAAAGTCTACCCAGCTAACAAG GTGCCGGCCTTGGAACACAACAATAAAGTACTAGGAGAGAGTCTGGATCTAATTAAGTATTTAGAAGCTAACTTTGGAGGGCCTTCACTTTTGCCCGAG GATCCTGCAAAGAAAGAGTTTGCAGAGGAGCTCTTCTCATACACCGACACGTTCAGCAAGTCCGTGGTCTCCTCCTTCAAAGGAGAAGGGGACGACCAAGCTG CTGGtgcatttgatttcattgaGAAAGCCCTTTCCAAATTTGAGGACGGACCTTTCTTCCTGGGGCAGTTCAGCCTG GTTGATATTGCTTATGCTCCAtttattgaaagatttaggcCATATCTACAAGAAGTGAAAGGCATTGATATTACAGTAGGCAGGCCAAAACTAGCAACCTGGATTGAG GAGATGAACAAAAACGAGGCTTACGCTCAAACCCGCCAAGACCCCAAGGAGCTTGTCGAAAGCTACAAGAAACGATTC CAGGCCCAGCTCTGA
- the LOC115727515 gene encoding glutathione S-transferase L3-like isoform X1 — protein MFGGRKDVQKHRNETTMATLKVLICHTCYSSSSRLTSPPDISPSSTSRTSGLIRPPNSAIACLLRPRAPEPFLAPVALARPRRRASVSATMASGVKEVLPPALTSTSDPPPIFDGTTRLYISYTCPFAQRVWITRNCKGLQDQIKLVPIDLQNRPAWYKEKVYPANKVPALEHNNKVLGESLDLIKYLEANFGGPSLLPEDPAKKEFAEELFSYTDTFSKSVVSSFKGEGDDQAAGAFDFIEKALSKFEDGPFFLGQFSLVDIAYAPFIERFRPYLQEVKGIDITVGRPKLATWIEEMNKNEAYAQTRQDPKELVESYKKRFSAQL, from the exons ATGTTTGGTGGTCGCAAAGATGTGCAAAAGCACAGAAACGAAACGACGATGGCcactttgaaagttttgatttgTCACACTTGTTATTCGTCTTCGTCACGGCTGACGTCGCCGCCAGATATTTCTCCTTCCTCGACCTCCCGTACCAGCGGATTGATAAGACCCCCCAACTCGGCCATCGCTTGCCTGCTCCGACCCCGAGCTCCCGAGCCCTTCCTAGCCCCCGTTGCTCTTGCTCGACCCAGACGCAGAGCCAGTGTTTCTGCGACGATGGCATCTGG AGTTAAAGAGGTTCTTCCTCCGGCTCTTACCTCTACTTCAGACCCGCCTCCAATCTTTGATGGAACGACAAG ATTATACATCTCTTACACATGCCCTTTCGCACAGCGTGTGTGGATTACCCGGAACTGCAAG GGACTGCAGGATCAGATCAAATTGGTCCCTATTGATCTGCAAAACAGGCCTGCTTGGTACAAGGAGAAAGTCTACCCAGCTAACAAG GTGCCGGCCTTGGAACACAACAATAAAGTACTAGGAGAGAGTCTGGATCTAATTAAGTATTTAGAAGCTAACTTTGGAGGGCCTTCACTTTTGCCCGAG GATCCTGCAAAGAAAGAGTTTGCAGAGGAGCTCTTCTCATACACCGACACGTTCAGCAAGTCCGTGGTCTCCTCCTTCAAAGGAGAAGGGGACGACCAAGCTG CTGGtgcatttgatttcattgaGAAAGCCCTTTCCAAATTTGAGGACGGACCTTTCTTCCTGGGGCAGTTCAGCCTG GTTGATATTGCTTATGCTCCAtttattgaaagatttaggcCATATCTACAAGAAGTGAAAGGCATTGATATTACAGTAGGCAGGCCAAAACTAGCAACCTGGATTGAG GAGATGAACAAAAACGAGGCTTACGCTCAAACCCGCCAAGACCCCAAGGAGCTTGTCGAAAGCTACAAGAAACGATTCTCG GCCCAGCTCTGA